The Prochlorococcus marinus XMU1404 DNA segment GTTTTGGCACATTAATTGTAAAAAATCTTTTATCTTCTAAAAAAATTAAAAATACAAAAAAATTATATTTAATGACAACAAATAAAAAATTGTTTTATTCTCAATTGGATTTTAAAGAAGTTACTTCTCAAAATTTATTAATTCGTGAAATATAAAGCACTCTTTTTTTAAAGAAAACAAAATCAAGATACAAATTTACTATAAAGCCATCTTATAAAGGGACCTAAAATAGGAACTGGTCCAAAAGTTGGTCCACAAAAATCAAAATAATCTCTGTGCTCTTTTATTAATCCGTTTTCACCAAATAATAAACGCGTAGTTCCAGGATAAATAAATTCTTTACCCATAATTTTTAAACCCATTGTCCATTCAACAAATCCACAATCCCCAGTTATGGAAATTGCATGAGTTTCTAAAAAAACATCATCACATCTTTTAACTAACTTTTCTTGAGCTTTAACATAAGAATCTAAGCCCTCTGTTTCCTGTGTTGGGTCTGTAAAGATAACATTCTCATTATAAAATTCAGCCCATTTTTGTTTTGTTGGTGCATCTGTACCATAAGGTTTAGTAAATAATCCCTTTAAATCCTCAATAGAAATTTCTCTTGTCATTACGAAATGATTGTTAAGAATACTTTAAAAGATACAAACATTAAAAGCGGATGAAGAGATTCGAACTCTCGACATTCTCCTTGGCAAGGAGATGCTCTACCACTGAGCTACATCCGCGTAACTTTTTTATTTTATCTCAAAGAAGGGTTCAATGATAGAAATAATTAAATTTTTTCAATTAATTTAAATTTTTAATTAAAGATCCCATCTCAATTGCTTGCAAAGCATAATTCCAACCAAGATTATTTTTAATCCCTGCTCTTTCTAAAGCCTGCTGCATAGTATCAGTAGTTAAAACTCCAAAAATAATTGGAACATTATTTTCATTTGAAACTTGTGAAATGCCTTTGCTCGCCTCAGATATAACTAC contains these protein-coding regions:
- a CDS encoding nuclear transport factor 2 family protein, with the translated sequence MTREISIEDLKGLFTKPYGTDAPTKQKWAEFYNENVIFTDPTQETEGLDSYVKAQEKLVKRCDDVFLETHAISITGDCGFVEWTMGLKIMGKEFIYPGTTRLLFGENGLIKEHRDYFDFCGPTFGPVPILGPFIRWLYSKFVS